The Jeotgalibacillus haloalkalitolerans region GTTCAATTCGAAAAAGCGGGAAGGAACTTCACCTGATTGATCCTGCTCCTGCAATGTTTTAAGTCTTTGAATAATACCCATCAGTTGAGACATGTGGTATTCTCCCTTCTGTTTGTTGATCATTTCATTATAACATTTGATGAGGAATAACAGATGATGAAGTTTTGATCAAATCTCCATCATCTTTCCCGTATTCGGCTCTAACAAAACAAAGAATACTATAACACACATCTTCAACTCATAACAGCGCAAATTCAGGATCAGGCAAAAGAGCCTGCAAATTCTTTGACAGCATCCGTTATTTGCGGGAAACTGTTAGTAGAGACAAATCGTTAAAAGGAAGTGAGCAGCGTGCAAAAAGTAACTTTGTACACTCAGCCTCAGTGCCCGCCGTGTGAAATTGTCAAACGTTTTTTCAAAGCTAATGATATTCAATTCAGTGAAATAAATATTAAAGAAGATCTTTCATCTCAGGAATATATGATAAAAACGCTGGAGTCATATTCGACCCCAACGGTTCTAATAGATGATCATGAAGTCGTAAGAGGGTTTAACCTTGAAGCGCTGGCGGAAAAACTGAATATTTCATGTGATTAAACCGGCTGATGCCGGTTTTTTTCATATCATGTAATATAAAATGATCCCAACACCGGCAATACCGGCGATGCTGTAAATAATAATAACCGGATTAAAAAGAACCGGATGATTGCTTACTTCATCAGACACTTCGTCACGCTCGCTTTTTTTATTTGCGGCCTGTAAGGTACCTGCAAGTCCAATGACACAGATCAGGATGACAACTGAAATTGTGATAATTGTAATCATGTGATCCCCACCTTTAGTATCAGCGTGGTTAAAGCTTGATGATAGCGGAACGCATCCAGAGATCTGGCACTGTCATCAACAGCATCATAATTGATAACCTTAACCACCGCTTATTCTTTAGTACTAAGATGGTCGATTCTGATAAAATTATACATTCAGTACGATTAACCTCTCGTGCACGTTAAAAAGGAAATGCATTCAGCCATTGTCCACCATCGAGTGTGACACATTCTCCATTCATATAAGCGGCGTCTTCTGAAAGCATAAATGCTGCCAGTCCTGCAATCTCTTCAGGCTTACCAAGCCTCTTTAACGGCACACTTTGTAATGTCCGTTTTGCTGCCTCTTCAGATTCAAAGAGCTTTTCTGCTCCACCGGTTCTCTCAATTGGGCCAGGTGCAATGGCATTCGCTCTGATTCCGTATTTATGTCCCCATTCAACAGCAATGGTTCTTGTCAGAGACAGTACACCGGCTTTTGCAGCTGCCGAGTGGGCAACACCAGCACCTGCATTCCACGCATATGTAGCAACCATATTAATGATAACACCCTTGATCTGATGCTTGATCCAATAATCACCGACTGCTTTTGTACAATTGAAAGTCCCATTTAACACAATATCAATGACAGATCTCCAGGCATTAGCAGACATTTTTTCAACCGGACAAATAAAGTTACCGGCTGCATTATTAATGAGCCCGTCTACTGTACCGAATTTACTGACTGCTGCTTCTACCATCTGTTCAGCCATCTCAAGCTCACGGACATCCATTTGAAAATACTCAACGTTTGATCCGATTTCTTCGACTGCTGCCTTCAGCTTTTCTTCATCCCGTCCTGTAATTAAGACTGAGTTCCCATCATCTGCAAGCCTTTTTGCCATATACTTCCCCATACCATTTGAACCACCGGTTACGATATATACTTTTCCCATCTGAACCCCTCCTGAAATTTAATGAATGATTATTCATTCATTATACTATCTGTTGAAGGGACATTCAATTTTTTCCTTCATAATCTTTTTTTATAAAACAAAAAAACTGATCCAGCCTTTTAGGCCAAATCAGTTTACTGATGGTGATCCTGATGAATTGTGTTTTTGTGATGCAATTTTGCGATTGCTCGCACAATTGTTTTCTTTTTATTAAATCCAGTTGCAGCAACATGCTCTTTGTTCAGTTCTGCATAGACTGTACCTTTTGAATTTTCTTCATTAAAACCTTCTATATATACTGTGATCACACCCGATGTTACTGGAATACGAAGGATATTCAGCGTCAGCCCTTTTTTCAATTGAAAAAGCTCCTTTAGTAAAATACTTAATTTCTGCACAACAGCTTTACAGTAAACTACTAAAAGGAAAATGTCAATGTATCTTTCACACAATGTCGAGCAGCTTTCTCTCCATTTCTGCAGAAGGCAGGGGTTTACTGAAAAAGTATCCCTGTCCCTTTTGACAGTGCTCTTTTCTTAAAAATAATACCTGCGCCATTTCTTCAACTCCTTCTGCCACAACTTCAAGTCCAAGGCTGTGTGCAAGGTGGATAATTGTCTTAGTAATTGCTGCATCCTTATGTTCTGACTGTATCTCCCTGACAAATGACTGATCAATTTTCAAAATATCAATCGGGAAAAGTCTAAGGTAATTTAAAGACGAGTATCCTGTTCCAAAATCATCAACTGATATTTTCACACCAATTTTCTTCAGCTTTTTCAACATAATCAATGTGGTGTTCATATTACTCATTGCACTTTCTGTAATCTCAATTTCAAGCAGACTTGCATCAACATGGTACTTTTTCAATGCATTCATAATCACCTGATCAAAATCCGTCTGCGCAAACTGTTTTGGAGATATATTGACAGCAATACGTATATTGTTGATTCCCTGTAATGACCATGTCTGAAGCTGCTGGCAGGCCTGGTCGATCACCCAGGCACCAATAGGATGAATCAGTCCATTTTCTTCTGCCATCGTTATAAATTCTGATGGCGGAACAGCACCGAATTTTCTATTATTCCATCTGAGCAGCGCTTCAATACTTGAGATCTCACCATTTTGCAGATCCACCTGCGGCTGATAATGAAGACTCAGTTCATTCAGTTCAATCGCTCTTCTGAGATGTGTTTCCATAATCATTTTATCAGGAAATGCCTGTGTCATTTCATTATGATAAAAGCTGACAACTGATCCATCTGCTTTTTTAACAGTATGTAATGCCTGCGCTGCTCGATTAATCAGCACTTCACTTTCAATACCATCCTGAGGGAAAATACTGATGCCAATTCGTGCTGATACAAAGTATTCCTGCTCATTAATATTAAAAGGCTGCTGAAATAAGGTCAGGACATGATCAGCAAACTCTTTTGTTTTATTATGAGTCGTCTGCTGCAGCAGGTATACAAATTCATCCGCATTCATCCTGTATAATGAGTCTCCCTCATTCAGAAGGGTTCTCAGTCTTCCTGCCACTTTTTTCAGCAGCTCATCACCAGCGTTAAAGCCAAGTGTATTATTCAGCTTTTTAAAGTTATCAAGATCAAGACATAAAACTGCATGTGTATCCTTTGTCAGCTCTGATAACTCATCAATTTGATGCCCGAACGCCTGACGATTAAACAGTCCTGTCAGCCTGTCATGCGAATATAAGAAATTCATTTTTTCCTTTGTTTCCTGTTCACTTGTCGCATCTCTGACAATCATGTATACACCTTTGGCATGACCCTGAACAATGATTGGGACAAATTTCGTGTGAACCACAATCGCAGCACCTTCTGCAGTTACAGCAGGAACGAAATGGACTTCATGAGGACCTTCTTTAATCGCTTTTTGTATACAACTTTTCACATTAAAAGATGTCCGGTTTGAAAATAAGGATGTGACAGGCTGATCTACAAGCCGTTCAGTCTCCAGTGCAAATGTTCCTGCAGCAGCTTCATTCACTGATGTAATAACGCCGTTCTCTGATAATGTCAGCACTGCATCCAGGTTATGCTGGATAATTGATTGATAATGCTCATGCAGGTTTCGCAGTTTATTTTTTTCATTCTCTTCCTCTGTTACATCACGCACAACTGCCACAATATAGCGCCGCCTACTGTCAGCATCTGAAAGTGCTGATAAATTCGTTTCATAGTATTTTCTTTCTCCGTTGACATACAGCAGATCCCGGTACCGGAAATCTTTATCAAGACTTTGTGCATGTCTGTATAAATTAATCAGCCTTCCGCTCATGCTGCCCATCACTTCCTGGAGGGTCTTATCCAGCAGATCCTCAATTTTTTTATTAACGATACCAAGGGCAGCCTGATTGGCGTACTTATATTTAAATCCTCCATCCACTTCTTCCATAATGAATACTGCATCTGCAATATGCTCTGTAATAATGACTGAAAGCATATCAAATATATGAGAAGAAAAATTCATTTTATCATCAAATGACTGTATGCGTGGGGTATCCATGGGTCCATCCTTCCAATAACCGTACTATCTTAATCATTCCAAATTTTATTTTTAAAGTCAATCACTTTATGAAACTTTAGTATTACATACAAATAGTTATTTATACTCACTATTCTTCCCCTTCTGTAATTCTATATGCCTCCATCAGGCAGATTTTTTGAGCGTTCACTTCCGGCTTGTCATTACGCTCAATGTAAGTATAAATCCCATTCTTATCCTGAACCCTTGCTTTCATATTATCTGCAAGCTGCAAATCGAGAATTCTTTTAACCCTGTCTTTATGAAGCTGCTCAGTTACAGGGAAAAGTAACTCTACCCGTTTATCCATATTACGTGTCATCATATCCGCTGATGAGAGCATACATTTTTCTTCTCCGTTATGATGAAAATAATAGATCCTGCTGTGTTCAAGAAATCTCCCTACAATACTCCTTACAGAAATATTTTCACTCACACCTTCTACTCCGGGTCTTAAACAGCAGATTCCACGGATAATCAGATCCACCTTTACACCCGCAGCAGATGCTTCGTAAAATTTCATAATAAGCGGCTTGTCAGTCAGAGAGTTCATTTTAGCTATAATATGCCCATTTTTATGTTTTTTATGAAATGAAATCTCATGATCAATTAACCCGATAAATGAATCACGGATAGAAAACGGTGCAACGATTAAATGATGGTAGGATGGCTTTTCAGTATAACCGCTCAGATAGTTGAAGAAATTTGTCGCATCAGTGCCAAATTTTCTTTTGGTCGTAATAATCCCCATATCAGTGTAAATTTTAGCCGTCTGATCGTTATAATTTCCCGTTCCGAGATGAACAAACCTTTCAATTTTCTGATCTTTTTTACGGACGATCAGTGTGATTTTGCTGTGCGTTTTTAAAAATGTCATACCATAGATCACGTGGCAGCCTGCTTTTTCAAGTTCCTTTGCCCACTGCACGTTATTTTCTTCATCGAACCTGGCTTTCAGCTCAACAAGCACGGTGACCTGTTTACCATTTTCAGCAGCTTTTTTCAGTGCATTAATAATTGGAGAACCACCACTTACCCGGTAAAGTGTCTGCTTGATCGCTAACACATCAGGATCTTCAGCAGCTTCATCAATGAAGTCAACGATCGGATTAAACGATTCATATGGATGGTGAAAAAACAAATCACGCTTTAACGCCTTATCAAAAATATTCTCTCCTGGCTGAAGATCCCCGGGAGGCTGTGGAATAAATGATTCAAATATCAAGTGATCTTTATCTTTTGAGCAGTTTTTAATAAAGTCAAACAGAAATGTTAAGTCCAGCGGTCCCCTGATTGTATAAATATCATTCTCTTCAATTTCAAGCTCCGATGATAACATGGCAAGCAGTTTGGGCGGTGCTTCATCATATTCAATTTCCAGACGGACAGCCGCCCCCCATTTTCTTTTTTTCAACTCTTTCTCAATTTCAAGCAGAAGATCACGTGCCCCTTCTTCGTGAATCGTCAAATCAGCATTCCTTGTGATTCTGAACAGCAGGCTTGCATTGACCTGATAGCCGACGAATAACCTGTTTAAGAAGTACTTAATGACATCTTCAAGGAGAATACATTCAAATCCTGTGATGGAAGGCAGCCTGATATAACGCGGCAGGACTGAGGGCACCTGCACAATCGCAACCTTTTTTTCGTGATGCTTACTTGCCAGCTCCACCATAATATTTAAACTTTTATTTAATAAAATCGGAAATGGCCGGTATGCGTCTACCGCCAGCGGAGTCAGGACAGGAAACACCTGCTCCTTAAAAAAGTGTTCAATAAAAGTCAGCTGCTTGGATGACAGGTCATCAATGATCCTGAACGAGATATCTTCTTTACCCAATTCCTTTTTTAGTGTAGTAAATGTTTGATACTGAAGTTTAACAAGGTGATGCGTCTTTTCTGAAATAGCACTGAGCTGCTGTTTTGGCGTCAGCCCGGCTTTGTTCTCAGGCTTAGTAAAATTTGCCTTCACCTGATCTTTCAGGCCGGCTACCCGTACCATATAGAATTCATCAAGGTTTGAGCTAAATATCGAGAGAAACCTCAGGCGCTCAAGCATTGGATTTGTCATATCAAAAGACTCTTCCAGAACTCTCTGATTGAACGCCAGCCAGCTTAGTTCACGATTATTAAAGTATTCCGGCTTACTGAATTTTTTATCCTGATGTCCCATATTGATCTCTCCTAAACTTTCTGTGTAATCGGAATAAAGTCCAGTACAATCGTTTTCTTCAACGTTTTTTCTAAATGTTTTTTCTGTTTACCTGCCTGATATTCTTCAGCCAGTGTTCTCCCTTCTGCATACAAGCGTAAATGCAGCTCATCACCTTTTCTTCTCATCTCAATCTGATTGACCAGATTTCTTTTCGAACCATTAAGACTATAAGCAAGCTTAATAATTGAGCCGATCAGCCGGATTTCATGCAGCTCTTCATCACTGAACCAGTCGTCAAACGGTTCCAGAAACTGATTGAACATTGATTTACTCTTAAAGGAAGCAGCCAGTGCAAGTGCAATACGGTCTTTATGTAATACGCCATCAATTGACCGATTTGCAATGATATAAAAAGTATGCTGACTGCTTGAATCAGAATCAATATATTCACCAAGATAATATAGAAAAGCAGCTCTCTTCAGTAGCTGTAGACCCTTTTCAGTCTCCTTCAGTTCACCAAGTGCCCCAAGGTGAGAATATAATTCAGAAGCAAGCGAGATCATATACTCAGCTTCTTCACGCTCAATTGCATAATCAAATGCCAGCTCCTTCATACTCGATAAAAACACTTTTTCTTTATCCAGTGGAGCAGCATATTTCTTCATTAACTCCTTAAACACAATGCCGTCCCTCAAGCCCTTTCTGCTGAACATAAATCCTTTGGCATCCACAATGTCATAGAGCTCACAGAAC contains the following coding sequences:
- a CDS encoding sensor domain-containing protein, with translation MDTPRIQSFDDKMNFSSHIFDMLSVIITEHIADAVFIMEEVDGGFKYKYANQAALGIVNKKIEDLLDKTLQEVMGSMSGRLINLYRHAQSLDKDFRYRDLLYVNGERKYYETNLSALSDADSRRRYIVAVVRDVTEEENEKNKLRNLHEHYQSIIQHNLDAVLTLSENGVITSVNEAAAGTFALETERLVDQPVTSLFSNRTSFNVKSCIQKAIKEGPHEVHFVPAVTAEGAAIVVHTKFVPIIVQGHAKGVYMIVRDATSEQETKEKMNFLYSHDRLTGLFNRQAFGHQIDELSELTKDTHAVLCLDLDNFKKLNNTLGFNAGDELLKKVAGRLRTLLNEGDSLYRMNADEFVYLLQQTTHNKTKEFADHVLTLFQQPFNINEQEYFVSARIGISIFPQDGIESEVLINRAAQALHTVKKADGSVVSFYHNEMTQAFPDKMIMETHLRRAIELNELSLHYQPQVDLQNGEISSIEALLRWNNRKFGAVPPSEFITMAEENGLIHPIGAWVIDQACQQLQTWSLQGINNIRIAVNISPKQFAQTDFDQVIMNALKKYHVDASLLEIEITESAMSNMNTTLIMLKKLKKIGVKISVDDFGTGYSSLNYLRLFPIDILKIDQSFVREIQSEHKDAAITKTIIHLAHSLGLEVVAEGVEEMAQVLFLRKEHCQKGQGYFFSKPLPSAEMERKLLDIV
- a CDS encoding glutaredoxin domain-containing protein, which encodes MQKVTLYTQPQCPPCEIVKRFFKANDIQFSEINIKEDLSSQEYMIKTLESYSTPTVLIDDHEVVRGFNLEALAEKLNISCD
- a CDS encoding RNA degradosome polyphosphate kinase, which produces MGHQDKKFSKPEYFNNRELSWLAFNQRVLEESFDMTNPMLERLRFLSIFSSNLDEFYMVRVAGLKDQVKANFTKPENKAGLTPKQQLSAISEKTHHLVKLQYQTFTTLKKELGKEDISFRIIDDLSSKQLTFIEHFFKEQVFPVLTPLAVDAYRPFPILLNKSLNIMVELASKHHEKKVAIVQVPSVLPRYIRLPSITGFECILLEDVIKYFLNRLFVGYQVNASLLFRITRNADLTIHEEGARDLLLEIEKELKKRKWGAAVRLEIEYDEAPPKLLAMLSSELEIEENDIYTIRGPLDLTFLFDFIKNCSKDKDHLIFESFIPQPPGDLQPGENIFDKALKRDLFFHHPYESFNPIVDFIDEAAEDPDVLAIKQTLYRVSGGSPIINALKKAAENGKQVTVLVELKARFDEENNVQWAKELEKAGCHVIYGMTFLKTHSKITLIVRKKDQKIERFVHLGTGNYNDQTAKIYTDMGIITTKRKFGTDATNFFNYLSGYTEKPSYHHLIVAPFSIRDSFIGLIDHEISFHKKHKNGHIIAKMNSLTDKPLIMKFYEASAAGVKVDLIIRGICCLRPGVEGVSENISVRSIVGRFLEHSRIYYFHHNGEEKCMLSSADMMTRNMDKRVELLFPVTEQLHKDRVKRILDLQLADNMKARVQDKNGIYTYIERNDKPEVNAQKICLMEAYRITEGEE
- the fadH gene encoding 2,4-dienoyl-CoA reductase, producing MGKVYIVTGGSNGMGKYMAKRLADDGNSVLITGRDEEKLKAAVEEIGSNVEYFQMDVRELEMAEQMVEAAVSKFGTVDGLINNAAGNFICPVEKMSANAWRSVIDIVLNGTFNCTKAVGDYWIKHQIKGVIINMVATYAWNAGAGVAHSAAAKAGVLSLTRTIAVEWGHKYGIRANAIAPGPIERTGGAEKLFESEEAAKRTLQSVPLKRLGKPEEIAGLAAFMLSEDAAYMNGECVTLDGGQWLNAFPF